The Euphorbia lathyris chromosome 3, ddEupLath1.1, whole genome shotgun sequence genome contains a region encoding:
- the LOC136224759 gene encoding uncharacterized protein gives MGAHVSKQVERRKALSVQKKNLCEMHGTCGRDGFPGSDYRPPDRKNWMAGLNPDKLHINQIVWPGTHDSATNKIGIRFVSRPFAQCQSLSIYNQLCRGTRVLDIRIQEDRLVCHGILKTYSVDIVMNDIKKFLSETQSEIIILEIRTEFGHQDPADFDKYLEEQLGEYLIHQDDHVFGKTVAALLPKRIICVWKPRKAPQPKHGGPLWSSGYLKDNWIDTDLPSTKFESNMKHLSEQAPVSSRKYFYRVENTVTPQADNPVLCVKPVTGRIHGYARLFITQCVSKGYGDKLQIFSTDFIDEDFVDACVGLAYARVEGKA, from the coding sequence ATGGGTGCTCACGTCTCCAAGCAAGTAGAGAGGCGAAAAGCCCTCTCCGTTCAGAAAAAGAATCTCTGTGAAATGCACGGAACCTGCGGCCGCGACGGATTTCCTGGTTCCGATTATCGTCCTCCTGACAGGAAGAATTGGATGGCCGGTCTCAATCCTGATAAACTTCATATCAATCAAATTGTTTGGCCTGGAACTCATGATTCTGCTACTAACAAGATCGGAATCCGTTTCGTTTCTCGTCCATTTGCTCAATGTCAATCCTTGTCCATCTACAATCAACTCTGCAGAGGCACCAGAGTTCTTGATATTCGGATCCAGGAAGATCGTCTTGTCTGCCATGGAATCCTGAAAACTTACAGTGTCGATATTGTTATGAACGACATCAAGAAATTCTTATCAGAGACTCAATCAGAGATCATAATTCTCGAAATCAGGACAGAATTCGGCCACCAGGATCCGGCTGACTTCGACAAGTACTTGGAAGAACAGCTCGGAGAATATCTGATCCATCAGGATGATCATGTGTTTGGAAAGACAGTTGCTGCATTATTGCCGAAGAGAATAATCTGTGTGTGGAAGCCAAGGAAAGCGCCGCAGCCGAAACATGGAGGTCCGTTGTGGAGCAGTGGATATTTGAAAGATAATTGGATTGATACTGATTTACCATCGACGAAATTTGAGAGCAATATGAAGCATTTAAGCGAGCAAGCGCCAGTATCTTCGAGGAAATACTTTTACAGGGTGGAGAATACAGTAACTCCACAGGCAGATAATCCAGTATTGTGTGTGAAACCAGTGACCGGGCGGATTCATGGATATGCTAGGCTGTTTATAACTCAGTGTGTTTCAAAGGGATATGGGGATAAGTTGCAGATATTTTCTACGGATTTTattgatgaagattttgttGATGCTTGTGTTGGACTTGCATATGCTAGAGTTGAGGGCAAAGCTTAA
- the LOC136223715 gene encoding uncharacterized protein isoform X5, protein MPSKKNCKRKKPERPTIHPNNKYANNPPDFSLLASLYPSFKPFVFYSRDGRPRIDWTDFNSTRELTRVLLLHDHGLNWWIPDGQLCPTVPNRSNYIHWIEELLSSHVIPEKKGNGETVRGLDIGTGANCIYPLLGASLLGWSFVGSDVTDVALEWAERNVKNNPHISKLIEVRKVINCQGTLSIEDVHNAQSVNGERKMDVNECMSNEYDGPPILSGVVKDGEKFDFCMCNPPFFENMDEAGLNPKTACGGTPEEMVCPGGEKAFITRIIEDSVVLKESFRWYSSMVGRKTNLKFLISKLREVGVTIVKTTEFVQGQTCRWGLAWSFLRPIKKITSPHVAAKSSISFMLEVCGMQRQYSAIDVLKSVEFYFFSMGASSKLNVPSFSVDECSHLSSNF, encoded by the exons atgccGAGCAAGAAAAACTGCAAGAGGAAGAAACCGGAACGACCAACTATCCATCCCAACAACAAATACGCAAATAACCCTCCTGATTTTTCTCTGCTAGCTTCTCTTTACCCTTCTTTTAAGCCTTTCGTTTTCTATTCTCGTGACGGTAGACCCAGAATTGATTGGACCGACTTCAACTCCACTCGGGAGCTCACTCGAGTCCTCCTTCTCCACGATCACGGCCTCAATTG GTGGATTCCTGATGGACAGCTGTGCCCTACAGTTCCCAACAGATCTAACTACATTCATTGGATTGAAGAGCTTCTTTCTTCTCATGTCATTCCAGAGAAAAAAGGCAATGGCGAAACTGTGAGAGGTCTTGATATAGGCACCGGAGCGAACTGCATTTACCCACTACTTGGTGCATCTCTTCTAGGATGGAGTTTTGTTGGGTCAG ATGTGACAGACGTAGCACTTGAGTGGGCTGagagaaatgtaaaaaataatccACATATTTCAAAGCTAATTGAAGTAAGAAAAGTTATCAACTGCCAAGGTACCCTTTCTATTGAAGATGTGCATAATGCACAATCTGTAAATGGAGAGAGAAAAATGGATGTGAATGAATGCATGAGTAATGAATATGATGGACCACCCATTCTTTCTGGTGTAGTCAAGGATGGTGAGAAGTTTGATTTCTGCATGTGTAATCCTCCATTTTTTGAGAACATGGATGAAGCAGGACTAAACCCCAAAACTGCCTGTGGTGGGACTCCTGAAGAGATGGTTTGTCCAGGTGGAGAAAAGGCTTTTATCACTCGTATCATAGAAGATAGTGTTGTGTTGAAGGAGTCATTTAG ATGGTACAGTTCAATGGTTGGGAGGAAAACAAACCTTAAATTTCTGATCTCAAAGCTTAGGGAGGTTGGAGTAACCATTGTAAAAACAACTGAATTTGTCCAGGGGCAAACATGTCGATGGGGGCTTGCTTGGTCTTTTTTGCGTCCTATCAAGAAGATCACTTCACCTCATGTGGCTGCGAAGAGTAGCATATCCTTCATGCTTGAGGTGTGT GGAATGCAACGCCAATACAGTGCCATAGATGTATTAAAATCAGTTGAATTCTATTTCTTCTCGATGGGTGCATCCTCAAAATTGAACGTGCCATCATTTTCTGTTGAT GAATGTTCCCATCTGTCATCCAACTTTTAG
- the LOC136223715 gene encoding uncharacterized protein isoform X3: MPSKKNCKRKKPERPTIHPNNKYANNPPDFSLLASLYPSFKPFVFYSRDGRPRIDWTDFNSTRELTRVLLLHDHGLNWWIPDGQLCPTVPNRSNYIHWIEELLSSHVIPEKKGNGETVRGLDIGTGANCIYPLLGASLLGWSFVGSDVTDVALEWAERNVKNNPHISKLIEVRKVINCQGTLSIEDVHNAQSVNGERKMDVNECMSNEYDGPPILSGVVKDGEKFDFCMCNPPFFENMDEAGLNPKTACGGTPEEMVCPGGEKAFITRIIEDSVVLKESFRWYSSMVGRKTNLKFLISKLREVGVTIVKTTEFVQGQTCRWGLAWSFLRPIKKITSPHVAAKSSISFMLEVCGMQRQYSAIDVLKSVEFYFFSMGASSKLNVPSFSVDYNLILIDYSIK; the protein is encoded by the exons atgccGAGCAAGAAAAACTGCAAGAGGAAGAAACCGGAACGACCAACTATCCATCCCAACAACAAATACGCAAATAACCCTCCTGATTTTTCTCTGCTAGCTTCTCTTTACCCTTCTTTTAAGCCTTTCGTTTTCTATTCTCGTGACGGTAGACCCAGAATTGATTGGACCGACTTCAACTCCACTCGGGAGCTCACTCGAGTCCTCCTTCTCCACGATCACGGCCTCAATTG GTGGATTCCTGATGGACAGCTGTGCCCTACAGTTCCCAACAGATCTAACTACATTCATTGGATTGAAGAGCTTCTTTCTTCTCATGTCATTCCAGAGAAAAAAGGCAATGGCGAAACTGTGAGAGGTCTTGATATAGGCACCGGAGCGAACTGCATTTACCCACTACTTGGTGCATCTCTTCTAGGATGGAGTTTTGTTGGGTCAG ATGTGACAGACGTAGCACTTGAGTGGGCTGagagaaatgtaaaaaataatccACATATTTCAAAGCTAATTGAAGTAAGAAAAGTTATCAACTGCCAAGGTACCCTTTCTATTGAAGATGTGCATAATGCACAATCTGTAAATGGAGAGAGAAAAATGGATGTGAATGAATGCATGAGTAATGAATATGATGGACCACCCATTCTTTCTGGTGTAGTCAAGGATGGTGAGAAGTTTGATTTCTGCATGTGTAATCCTCCATTTTTTGAGAACATGGATGAAGCAGGACTAAACCCCAAAACTGCCTGTGGTGGGACTCCTGAAGAGATGGTTTGTCCAGGTGGAGAAAAGGCTTTTATCACTCGTATCATAGAAGATAGTGTTGTGTTGAAGGAGTCATTTAG ATGGTACAGTTCAATGGTTGGGAGGAAAACAAACCTTAAATTTCTGATCTCAAAGCTTAGGGAGGTTGGAGTAACCATTGTAAAAACAACTGAATTTGTCCAGGGGCAAACATGTCGATGGGGGCTTGCTTGGTCTTTTTTGCGTCCTATCAAGAAGATCACTTCACCTCATGTGGCTGCGAAGAGTAGCATATCCTTCATGCTTGAGGTGTGT GGAATGCAACGCCAATACAGTGCCATAGATGTATTAAAATCAGTTGAATTCTATTTCTTCTCGATGGGTGCATCCTCAAAATTGAACGTGCCATCATTTTCTGTTGAT TACAATCTCATTTTAATAGATTACTCTATCAAATGA
- the LOC136223715 gene encoding uncharacterized protein isoform X2 has protein sequence MPSKKNCKRKKPERPTIHPNNKYANNPPDFSLLASLYPSFKPFVFYSRDGRPRIDWTDFNSTRELTRVLLLHDHGLNWWIPDGQLCPTVPNRSNYIHWIEELLSSHVIPEKKGNGETVRGLDIGTGANCIYPLLGASLLGWSFVGSDVTDVALEWAERNVKNNPHISKLIEVRKVINCQGTLSIEDVHNAQSVNGERKMDVNECMSNEYDGPPILSGVVKDGEKFDFCMCNPPFFENMDEAGLNPKTACGGTPEEMVCPGGEKAFITRIIEDSVVLKESFRWYSSMVGRKTNLKFLISKLREVGVTIVKTTEFVQGQTCRWGLAWSFLRPIKKITSPHVAAKSSISFMLEGMQRQYSAIDVLKSVEFYFFSMGASSKLNVPSFSVDITLSNEQCDALLKNERKHYDEPANCNLVEGNFASSSCCNLPPSDMSFRISVFQQIPGTLLVKGSLQQRDSTVSGMFPSVIQLLEETLRCKFCRAKPGVS, from the exons atgccGAGCAAGAAAAACTGCAAGAGGAAGAAACCGGAACGACCAACTATCCATCCCAACAACAAATACGCAAATAACCCTCCTGATTTTTCTCTGCTAGCTTCTCTTTACCCTTCTTTTAAGCCTTTCGTTTTCTATTCTCGTGACGGTAGACCCAGAATTGATTGGACCGACTTCAACTCCACTCGGGAGCTCACTCGAGTCCTCCTTCTCCACGATCACGGCCTCAATTG GTGGATTCCTGATGGACAGCTGTGCCCTACAGTTCCCAACAGATCTAACTACATTCATTGGATTGAAGAGCTTCTTTCTTCTCATGTCATTCCAGAGAAAAAAGGCAATGGCGAAACTGTGAGAGGTCTTGATATAGGCACCGGAGCGAACTGCATTTACCCACTACTTGGTGCATCTCTTCTAGGATGGAGTTTTGTTGGGTCAG ATGTGACAGACGTAGCACTTGAGTGGGCTGagagaaatgtaaaaaataatccACATATTTCAAAGCTAATTGAAGTAAGAAAAGTTATCAACTGCCAAGGTACCCTTTCTATTGAAGATGTGCATAATGCACAATCTGTAAATGGAGAGAGAAAAATGGATGTGAATGAATGCATGAGTAATGAATATGATGGACCACCCATTCTTTCTGGTGTAGTCAAGGATGGTGAGAAGTTTGATTTCTGCATGTGTAATCCTCCATTTTTTGAGAACATGGATGAAGCAGGACTAAACCCCAAAACTGCCTGTGGTGGGACTCCTGAAGAGATGGTTTGTCCAGGTGGAGAAAAGGCTTTTATCACTCGTATCATAGAAGATAGTGTTGTGTTGAAGGAGTCATTTAG ATGGTACAGTTCAATGGTTGGGAGGAAAACAAACCTTAAATTTCTGATCTCAAAGCTTAGGGAGGTTGGAGTAACCATTGTAAAAACAACTGAATTTGTCCAGGGGCAAACATGTCGATGGGGGCTTGCTTGGTCTTTTTTGCGTCCTATCAAGAAGATCACTTCACCTCATGTGGCTGCGAAGAGTAGCATATCCTTCATGCTTGAG GGAATGCAACGCCAATACAGTGCCATAGATGTATTAAAATCAGTTGAATTCTATTTCTTCTCGATGGGTGCATCCTCAAAATTGAACGTGCCATCATTTTCTGTTGAT ATTACTCTATCAAATGAACAATGTGATGCACTTCTAAAGAATGAAAGGAAACATTATGATGAACCTGCCAATTGCAATCTTGTGGAGGGTAATTTTGCCAGTTCAAGTTGTTGTAACCTTCCTCCAAGTGACATGTCTTTTCGTATTTCG GTTTTTCAGCAAATTCCAGGCACCCTTTTGGTGAAAGGATCTCTGCAACAGAGAGATAGCACAGTTTCAG GAATGTTCCCATCTGTCATCCAACTTTTAGAGGAGACATTGAGATGCAAGTTTTGTAGAGCTAAGCCTGGTGTCAGTTAA
- the LOC136223715 gene encoding uncharacterized protein isoform X6 has translation MPSKKNCKRKKPERPTIHPNNKYANNPPDFSLLASLYPSFKPFVFYSRDGRPRIDWTDFNSTRELTRVLLLHDHGLNWWIPDGQLCPTVPNRSNYIHWIEELLSSHVIPEKKGNGETVRGLDIGTGANCIYPLLGASLLGWSFVGSDVTDVALEWAERNVKNNPHISKLIEVRKVINCQGTLSIEDVHNAQSVNGERKMDVNECMSNEYDGPPILSGVVKDGEKFDFCMCNPPFFENMDEAGLNPKTACGGTPEEMVCPGGEKAFITRIIEDSVVLKESFRWYSSMVGRKTNLKFLISKLREVGVTIVKTTEFVQGQTCRWGLAWSFLRPIKKITSPHVAAKSSISFMLEGMQRQYSAIDVLKSVEFYFFSMGASSKLNVPSFSVDECSHLSSNF, from the exons atgccGAGCAAGAAAAACTGCAAGAGGAAGAAACCGGAACGACCAACTATCCATCCCAACAACAAATACGCAAATAACCCTCCTGATTTTTCTCTGCTAGCTTCTCTTTACCCTTCTTTTAAGCCTTTCGTTTTCTATTCTCGTGACGGTAGACCCAGAATTGATTGGACCGACTTCAACTCCACTCGGGAGCTCACTCGAGTCCTCCTTCTCCACGATCACGGCCTCAATTG GTGGATTCCTGATGGACAGCTGTGCCCTACAGTTCCCAACAGATCTAACTACATTCATTGGATTGAAGAGCTTCTTTCTTCTCATGTCATTCCAGAGAAAAAAGGCAATGGCGAAACTGTGAGAGGTCTTGATATAGGCACCGGAGCGAACTGCATTTACCCACTACTTGGTGCATCTCTTCTAGGATGGAGTTTTGTTGGGTCAG ATGTGACAGACGTAGCACTTGAGTGGGCTGagagaaatgtaaaaaataatccACATATTTCAAAGCTAATTGAAGTAAGAAAAGTTATCAACTGCCAAGGTACCCTTTCTATTGAAGATGTGCATAATGCACAATCTGTAAATGGAGAGAGAAAAATGGATGTGAATGAATGCATGAGTAATGAATATGATGGACCACCCATTCTTTCTGGTGTAGTCAAGGATGGTGAGAAGTTTGATTTCTGCATGTGTAATCCTCCATTTTTTGAGAACATGGATGAAGCAGGACTAAACCCCAAAACTGCCTGTGGTGGGACTCCTGAAGAGATGGTTTGTCCAGGTGGAGAAAAGGCTTTTATCACTCGTATCATAGAAGATAGTGTTGTGTTGAAGGAGTCATTTAG ATGGTACAGTTCAATGGTTGGGAGGAAAACAAACCTTAAATTTCTGATCTCAAAGCTTAGGGAGGTTGGAGTAACCATTGTAAAAACAACTGAATTTGTCCAGGGGCAAACATGTCGATGGGGGCTTGCTTGGTCTTTTTTGCGTCCTATCAAGAAGATCACTTCACCTCATGTGGCTGCGAAGAGTAGCATATCCTTCATGCTTGAG GGAATGCAACGCCAATACAGTGCCATAGATGTATTAAAATCAGTTGAATTCTATTTCTTCTCGATGGGTGCATCCTCAAAATTGAACGTGCCATCATTTTCTGTTGAT GAATGTTCCCATCTGTCATCCAACTTTTAG
- the LOC136223715 gene encoding uncharacterized protein isoform X4, which translates to MPSKKNCKRKKPERPTIHPNNKYANNPPDFSLLASLYPSFKPFVFYSRDGRPRIDWTDFNSTRELTRVLLLHDHGLNWWIPDGQLCPTVPNRSNYIHWIEELLSSHVIPEKKGNGETVRGLDIGTGANCIYPLLGASLLGWSFVGSDVTDVALEWAERNVKNNPHISKLIEVRKVINCQGTLSIEDVHNAQSVNGERKMDVNECMSNEYDGPPILSGVVKDGEKFDFCMCNPPFFENMDEAGLNPKTACGGTPEEMVCPGGEKAFITRIIEDSVVLKESFRWYSSMVGRKTNLKFLISKLREVGVTIVKTTEFVQGQTCRWGLAWSFLRPIKKITSPHVAAKSSISFMLEGMQRQYSAIDVLKSVEFYFFSMGASSKLNVPSFSVDYNLILIDYSIK; encoded by the exons atgccGAGCAAGAAAAACTGCAAGAGGAAGAAACCGGAACGACCAACTATCCATCCCAACAACAAATACGCAAATAACCCTCCTGATTTTTCTCTGCTAGCTTCTCTTTACCCTTCTTTTAAGCCTTTCGTTTTCTATTCTCGTGACGGTAGACCCAGAATTGATTGGACCGACTTCAACTCCACTCGGGAGCTCACTCGAGTCCTCCTTCTCCACGATCACGGCCTCAATTG GTGGATTCCTGATGGACAGCTGTGCCCTACAGTTCCCAACAGATCTAACTACATTCATTGGATTGAAGAGCTTCTTTCTTCTCATGTCATTCCAGAGAAAAAAGGCAATGGCGAAACTGTGAGAGGTCTTGATATAGGCACCGGAGCGAACTGCATTTACCCACTACTTGGTGCATCTCTTCTAGGATGGAGTTTTGTTGGGTCAG ATGTGACAGACGTAGCACTTGAGTGGGCTGagagaaatgtaaaaaataatccACATATTTCAAAGCTAATTGAAGTAAGAAAAGTTATCAACTGCCAAGGTACCCTTTCTATTGAAGATGTGCATAATGCACAATCTGTAAATGGAGAGAGAAAAATGGATGTGAATGAATGCATGAGTAATGAATATGATGGACCACCCATTCTTTCTGGTGTAGTCAAGGATGGTGAGAAGTTTGATTTCTGCATGTGTAATCCTCCATTTTTTGAGAACATGGATGAAGCAGGACTAAACCCCAAAACTGCCTGTGGTGGGACTCCTGAAGAGATGGTTTGTCCAGGTGGAGAAAAGGCTTTTATCACTCGTATCATAGAAGATAGTGTTGTGTTGAAGGAGTCATTTAG ATGGTACAGTTCAATGGTTGGGAGGAAAACAAACCTTAAATTTCTGATCTCAAAGCTTAGGGAGGTTGGAGTAACCATTGTAAAAACAACTGAATTTGTCCAGGGGCAAACATGTCGATGGGGGCTTGCTTGGTCTTTTTTGCGTCCTATCAAGAAGATCACTTCACCTCATGTGGCTGCGAAGAGTAGCATATCCTTCATGCTTGAG GGAATGCAACGCCAATACAGTGCCATAGATGTATTAAAATCAGTTGAATTCTATTTCTTCTCGATGGGTGCATCCTCAAAATTGAACGTGCCATCATTTTCTGTTGAT TACAATCTCATTTTAATAGATTACTCTATCAAATGA
- the LOC136223715 gene encoding uncharacterized protein isoform X1, with protein sequence MPSKKNCKRKKPERPTIHPNNKYANNPPDFSLLASLYPSFKPFVFYSRDGRPRIDWTDFNSTRELTRVLLLHDHGLNWWIPDGQLCPTVPNRSNYIHWIEELLSSHVIPEKKGNGETVRGLDIGTGANCIYPLLGASLLGWSFVGSDVTDVALEWAERNVKNNPHISKLIEVRKVINCQGTLSIEDVHNAQSVNGERKMDVNECMSNEYDGPPILSGVVKDGEKFDFCMCNPPFFENMDEAGLNPKTACGGTPEEMVCPGGEKAFITRIIEDSVVLKESFRWYSSMVGRKTNLKFLISKLREVGVTIVKTTEFVQGQTCRWGLAWSFLRPIKKITSPHVAAKSSISFMLEVCGMQRQYSAIDVLKSVEFYFFSMGASSKLNVPSFSVDITLSNEQCDALLKNERKHYDEPANCNLVEGNFASSSCCNLPPSDMSFRISVFQQIPGTLLVKGSLQQRDSTVSGMFPSVIQLLEETLRCKFCRAKPGVS encoded by the exons atgccGAGCAAGAAAAACTGCAAGAGGAAGAAACCGGAACGACCAACTATCCATCCCAACAACAAATACGCAAATAACCCTCCTGATTTTTCTCTGCTAGCTTCTCTTTACCCTTCTTTTAAGCCTTTCGTTTTCTATTCTCGTGACGGTAGACCCAGAATTGATTGGACCGACTTCAACTCCACTCGGGAGCTCACTCGAGTCCTCCTTCTCCACGATCACGGCCTCAATTG GTGGATTCCTGATGGACAGCTGTGCCCTACAGTTCCCAACAGATCTAACTACATTCATTGGATTGAAGAGCTTCTTTCTTCTCATGTCATTCCAGAGAAAAAAGGCAATGGCGAAACTGTGAGAGGTCTTGATATAGGCACCGGAGCGAACTGCATTTACCCACTACTTGGTGCATCTCTTCTAGGATGGAGTTTTGTTGGGTCAG ATGTGACAGACGTAGCACTTGAGTGGGCTGagagaaatgtaaaaaataatccACATATTTCAAAGCTAATTGAAGTAAGAAAAGTTATCAACTGCCAAGGTACCCTTTCTATTGAAGATGTGCATAATGCACAATCTGTAAATGGAGAGAGAAAAATGGATGTGAATGAATGCATGAGTAATGAATATGATGGACCACCCATTCTTTCTGGTGTAGTCAAGGATGGTGAGAAGTTTGATTTCTGCATGTGTAATCCTCCATTTTTTGAGAACATGGATGAAGCAGGACTAAACCCCAAAACTGCCTGTGGTGGGACTCCTGAAGAGATGGTTTGTCCAGGTGGAGAAAAGGCTTTTATCACTCGTATCATAGAAGATAGTGTTGTGTTGAAGGAGTCATTTAG ATGGTACAGTTCAATGGTTGGGAGGAAAACAAACCTTAAATTTCTGATCTCAAAGCTTAGGGAGGTTGGAGTAACCATTGTAAAAACAACTGAATTTGTCCAGGGGCAAACATGTCGATGGGGGCTTGCTTGGTCTTTTTTGCGTCCTATCAAGAAGATCACTTCACCTCATGTGGCTGCGAAGAGTAGCATATCCTTCATGCTTGAGGTGTGT GGAATGCAACGCCAATACAGTGCCATAGATGTATTAAAATCAGTTGAATTCTATTTCTTCTCGATGGGTGCATCCTCAAAATTGAACGTGCCATCATTTTCTGTTGAT ATTACTCTATCAAATGAACAATGTGATGCACTTCTAAAGAATGAAAGGAAACATTATGATGAACCTGCCAATTGCAATCTTGTGGAGGGTAATTTTGCCAGTTCAAGTTGTTGTAACCTTCCTCCAAGTGACATGTCTTTTCGTATTTCG GTTTTTCAGCAAATTCCAGGCACCCTTTTGGTGAAAGGATCTCTGCAACAGAGAGATAGCACAGTTTCAG GAATGTTCCCATCTGTCATCCAACTTTTAGAGGAGACATTGAGATGCAAGTTTTGTAGAGCTAAGCCTGGTGTCAGTTAA